GGCGCGAGCATTGAGTTCCGCGTACTCCTGCTGGTGGGCGCGCAGGTCTTGCTCTATGTCGTCGAGTTCCGCCTGCAACTCGCGTTTTTGCTGTTTCAGGTTGTCGACGACCTGCGAGATGTTGTCCCGGTTCTTCCGGGCCTTCTCGAGTTCGTCTTCGAGATCTCTCGCCGTCGCCTTGAGTTCGGGAATCTCTTCGCGAACCTCCTCGATTTTTGCTTCCTTCTCCGCCTTCTCGTTCGAGCGCCGGCGCGCCTCGTCGAGCAGGCGGTCTTGTTCGCGCTGGGTGGCGTTCTTCTCCGTCTTCGCCGCCTCCAGCGCCTCGCGTTTTTCGTTGAGTTCGGCCTTCACCTCGTCGTACTCGGTGTCTACGGCGTCGATTTCCGCCTGAAGGTCTGCGAGTTTCGCCTGCTTTTCCTGTATCTCCGCGACGACGGAGGATTTCGCGACCTTCGTCTCGCGTATCTCGCTTTCCAGGTCGTCTACCGTCTCCTGTTTGCGGTCGATCTGGATGAACGCCTCGCGGCGGCGCTGTTCTGCCTCCTGAATCCGTTCTTCTGCGGCGTCGATGGCGTCTTCGAGGCGGGCGATTTCGCCTTTGACCTCCTCGATTTCGCGTTTGATGCGCAGTTGCTCGTCTTCGCCTTTCGTCTCGATTTCGGTGTTGAGGGCGTCGAGTTCGTCTTCGAGACGGACGACGCGACCCTGTTTCTCGTCGAGGTCGCGTTGCAGCGATTCCACTTTCTGCCGGTGGCGCTCGATGCGTTTCTCGGTCTTCGCCAGGTCTGCGCGCTTGTCTTCGAGTTCCGCGGCTTTCAGATAGCCTTCGTACTCCTCTTTCTCCTCGCGATGCCCTTTATATTCGAGGGCAGTTTCGCGTTCGTCGCTTAGCTGGTCGAGGCGGGCCTGTTTCTCCTCGATGCGCAGTTCGGCCTCCGAGATGCGGTCTTTGACGACTTCGAGTTCCTCGAAGGCGGCCTCCTTTTTCGCGTCGAATTCAGCGACGCCAGCGATTTCGTCGATGATGCCCCGGCGCTCGTACGGCGTCATCTGGATAATCCCGGTCACGTCGCCCTGCATCACGACGTTGTACCCTTCTGGGGTGATGCCCGCCTGCGCGAGCAGGCCTTGAATGTCCGAGAGGTTCACGGAGCGCCCGTTCAAATAGTAATACGAGTAGTAGTTCTCGGGCGTCTCCTTTACCCGGCGGCGAATCGAGATGTCGTCTACCTCGCCGACGTTCTCCGTGCCGGCGGCGTTCACGACCTGTGCGCGAGAAAGCGTGGCGTCGCTGTTGTCGAGAACCACTTCGACGCTGGCCTCGCGGGTTTCCTCCCCGCTCGGGTCACCGTCGTTGCCGGGGTTGTAGATGAGGTCGGTCAGTTTCTCGGCGCGGATACCGCGCGTTCGAGCGAGTCCGAGGGCGAACAGCACGCTGTCGATGATGTTCGACTTCCCCGACCCGTTCGGGCCGGAGACCGTGGTGAAGTCCTCGTAGAACGGGATTCGCGTCTTGCGCCCGAAGCTTTTGAAGTTGTCAAGGACGATTTCTTTGATATGCATAGTCGGCGAGATGTCGCGCAGGAGTGGCGCGCGACGCGGCCAGGAATCGAGTGCGAAGCGACGTTACGCGACGATGATGTCGTCGGTTTTGGTCGATTCCTCGTCGGTGTTATCTACATCCTCGCTCTCCTGCCCTTTAGGGGCTTCGGAGGCGTCCTCTGCCTCGGTTTTTCGCGTGAGTTTCCGGTCGAGAAGATCCTCTGGTTCGACCTCTTCTTCGAGCGCCTTGACACGCTCTTTCGTTTCGATGAGTTCGTCGGTGAGTCCGGAGACAGAGGCCTGGAGTTCTTTGACGCGCTTTTCGAGTTCCTCGACGCGGTTGCCGCGAGTCATACTCCTACACGCCGCTTCTACACCCATAAACATACGTCAGACATTGTGACGAAACATGACAGGTTCACAGAGAGTTAGTGGCGCGGGGAGTTCCGTCCCGTTACGCTTTAGCGGGCGGGCGCGGAATTACGGCTAATGACCGCACAAGCCGCCGAGACGCGGGACCTCGCCGTCGTTATCGGGCTCGAGGTCCACGTCCAGCTAGAGACTGCCACCAAAATCTTCTGTGGGTGTTCTACTGCCAACGCGGACGCGGAACCGAACTCCCGCACCTGCCCCGTCTG
This sequence is a window from Haladaptatus sp. QDMS2. Protein-coding genes within it:
- a CDS encoding bZIP transcription factor, producing MTRGNRVEELEKRVKELQASVSGLTDELIETKERVKALEEEVEPEDLLDRKLTRKTEAEDASEAPKGQESEDVDNTDEESTKTDDIIVA